The window TTAAAAAAAGATAGTTATGTTTATTTATCAAGTTCATCTACTTTTTTTGGTTGGCGCACCGTCAATCATGTGATATCATGTATATACTTTCAAAtctcattatttatattttagtctCATATGATGTCATGTATCCTTAGTTAACGATTTAAATcccatcatatatatatattcagtAGTCTGAGTTTGGGTTTCGATAAATACTACTTGATAGCTTAGCCTTTTGCTTATTTACCATTTTCCCTTAccctcattttaattttatcccACAATAATTGGAATTATcaaacattataaaattttagataataaaatagTTAAGCAGTGCTTGATCCccttgaaaacaaattttaggtaattaaaaatgttttgctTGAGTGGAAGGCTTATTtgcaattttaattttggaGCAAGAGCTGGTAAAAAATTTAATAGGCCACAAGAAGCAGTTTGCAAGTCATCATTTAAAGCAAATGAACTaagggaaaattgtgttttaaaccCATATAGGCTTGATAATTAAGGTAAAGACCTCCAACCACCCATAATTGATTATAAGGATATAAGATggtaattgacaaaaatactaatttgacttatttttttctttattctaccACTCTTCACATGccactattctttcttatttaacaatttttttatttttcattatttgtttttaaactcttttataaataattgaaaaatcaacattattttttattttaaaattataaatgaacaaaaattatattgatgattcaaagactattttggaaaatactttctaaaaaatattaatttaaataaataaaaattatcttttaatgttatttttatcttttacattttaaaagtaaataatttaatgattaaagcactgtttaaaataaaatattcactattttaatttcttttatactaaaaagtattttaaagtttttttttactattataaaataaaaagtttaatttttttaatcttcttccttctttattttaataactttttgaacatgacttttagtaataagttatatgaaatgttacaaatttgtttattaaggattttttttaatgatttgaattaattgaaaatttattaaaataagaaaaagaaaaagaaagaaagaggatggatgaagagtttttattttaagtactcaattaaaatgttttcatatgacctaattttagaagtgtATTATATcatagtagagattgaattttttttatataaaaaggttgaaagatatatttacttattttaaatgaaaacaagtagttaaaaattatatagattatatttgagtttggttttaaaatatttttctagtttttattttatttttttattttttaaaataatttttattttctatattgtctctttttgaaaatatgtttaattaaaaaatgaaaactatttttaaaaatgaaaattgaaaaccttgtttagtactattttttatatgaaaaaaaatcatttattcatttattgtgtCACTGTACAATTTTattatactaattgtacaataaaaatatagtaagtgtacaaaggtgtacaatgCTACCATTTGCGAAATATTACAATCGATTATgagtcattattttatttttcttatcactcaCGAATTGTACacatatgtcatgcactttatttaatttccacaTGGAAATTTCAATACTTTCCCTAATAATGATATatggggaaaattttttttgaccttaagtcatccaccatcttctcaactaaaccattggaaatatggttaaacactcTTACGTGGACATATAACTTAGAAGagatgaaatttgtgtcattgtataaGGAtattatactaactgtacaagaaaaatgtactaattgtatAAAGGTGTACAAGATTATCTTTTGTGAATGATTTCAATAGATTctaaatcacttttttattttccttgtcacccaaggattgtacacctatgtcatgcactttatttaactctcacatgaaaattccaatattttcctcaataatgatatttggggaaaaaaaatgaccataAGTCATTCACCATTTTGTCAACCAaaccattaaaaatatgattaatacacctACATGGACATATAACTTAGGacatatatgaaatttgtgtcattgtacaagggtattacactaactgtacaaggaaaatgtgCCAGGTgtataagggtgtacaaggctcctaataggttttatccgatttttaaacaatttgagtttgacattaagacgattattgatagttttttttttttttttttaatcaaactatgtcattaagacattccctacaaaaattaacacaaaggaaataaaattaaaatcaatcatgtttgaattgttcattataagtaaactaaatgaaatatatatttttactattttgcatttataaacataatttcattgttatcaatagagattaaaaaaaatcatatttaaatgaaattaaaaaataaacaaaaattatttttatgacatttttattttttaaaatcattaatttaaattatgaaattagttttaaaatttaaaatatttgttgtaattataattttgaagatttcatgatttttatattattactttgaaaaaattgctttaattagaaaatatttattttaatagttttaaatatttaaatctttattaaaaaatatttaggattagtgtgggaacaattatataattttagaatggagaaattttgaatattttgaagactttaatttGGCCAAttaccctatatatatatatatatatatatatatatatatatatatatatatatatgtatatatatatatatatatatgcatgtgagtgtttatattattttcaaaataacatgagaaataataaacaccatgtgtctaatttgcaagttaaaaaaaaaaaattaataatattttatgaggtatttaaaaagtatttattatatgttctataaatttgaaaaaaataatatttgatgatatataatttacaagttagggcaaacaaataatactaatattttatgaagtgtttaaaaattatttaatatatatgagaaataatataagtttgaaataaagaataatatttattatatattatgtaagttttcaacatatttaaaaaatatttattatatattatgtaagttggaaaaaagaataatatttgatgaggtatttaaaagttattcatttcaaaaatgcatttggcaataataatttttaaccatattttatattcacttttttaaccatatttcatattcactttgatgaaaaatgatttaactTGGTTCGGTTCCACTATTAAATGGATGAGAGAAGGGTAAAAGAGtcaaaaagagaatgagaaaagtGAGGTGATCGgttagttttttatatttaatagttAAAggtattttaagaattttttaaatataataatatcatccctcttaatttctattttttcattagCTTTTGGGTTTAATTACGAGTGATAAAGAAGACCATTACCCAACCTAACGTGGTTGAAAGCATAATTCTCCCATGAACCAAACCCATTACGTCTTACAACACCTCATAGCTGCAGGGGTGCAGGGCTCTTAAATTTTGCTGTCCGTTCCGTACAATTGGTTCATTGCGGTTCACTTGGCTTGAAGTGTTTGACCAATTTGATGTTTATCAAAGATTCAGAGTTTCAGCCCCCCTCTTCATTCCTCTGTTCAGTTGAGTACTGAAATGACTATTCCACCAACttgatgtgttttttttatttatttatttagaacgGCGTGTGAAGCTTTAAGCAACCTGTCTGTCTGGCGGTAggaaataaaacttaatttaggTGGCTTGATTAAATCATGGTGGATTTTGAGAGAGATCATACATGTGGAGACTGGGGTGGTCACCGGACTGAAGAGCCCTGATCGCTGCAGGTCACTGACAAGAATTAAAGATCGGTAGTCACCTTACAACAAGAGTCCTCCATGTCGCATGAATTGTCACACCTGccctatatatgtatataaatatatggcTTAGACAGGCTCCGAACAGAGGGTTGAAAATGCTTTCATATTCTTCTTCCGtcattccattttttgtttccGTTTTTATCAGTTTATGCAGCACAGGAGCCCTGGTAAAGCTACCGGAGAATGGAACAATTCCGGCTGTGATAGTTTTCGGGGATTCGATCGTGGACGCAGGCAATAACAACAATCTTGTTACTGTGGCTAAGTCCAATTATCCACCCTATGGGAGGGACTTCAGTGGAGGAATACCAACTGGAAGATTTAGCAATGGCAAAATTCCCTCCGACTTCGTTGGTTGCAACTCCCATTCTTCTACTCTTTCCAGCATTATGCATgccctcttttcttttcctatagCTCAAATACCTCTTTACTTTATACCATGTTGTCTTCGTAGGGTCTTCCAACGCACCCGATGGACCTACTGGGTCCCCAAAGACAACGGAAACCTAGTTTAATTACAGTTCTGTCccatttttattctatattgaaaaagaaaaaaagttcccaaatgttgtaaaaaaaaaaaaactcaattttcacaGATAATTCTTGAATGATAATACGTTCCTTTCCTTTTGGATTATTTATTGTTAGAGAAATTAACtagtttttttctctcaaattgaGCTTCAGCTGAACTATTGGGAATCAAAAAGCTGTTGCCGGCATATTTAGACCCAACTCTTCAACCTAGTGATCTCCTCACTGGAGTAACCTTCGCTTCAGGCGCTTCAGGATATGACCCTCTAACATCTAAGATTCCGGTACATAAATTTTCCTTCAGAGAAGATATTGACCATTTCTTTAACCTTATATTTctattcaattttgttttcatttttgtgtAAACAAAATCAGTCAGTTTTTTCACTGTCGGATCAATTAGAAATGTTCAAGGAGTACACAGGAAAGCTGAAAGCCATGGTTGGAGAAGAAAGAACAAACACCATTCTAAGAAAAAGCTTGTTTTTAGTGGTACAGAGCAGTAATGACATTACCTCTACATATTTCACCGTTCGGAAAGAGCAGTATGATTTTGCTTCTTACGCAGATATTCTGGTAACCTTGGCGTCTTCTTTCTTAAAGGTAATTTCAATTGCCATGctcttccatttccatttccatttccatttccatttcctaatattcaattatttaacaattgtcttttataaaacaaaatttaaaggaaCTGTATGGATTGGGGGCACG is drawn from Vitis riparia cultivar Riparia Gloire de Montpellier isolate 1030 chromosome 18, EGFV_Vit.rip_1.0, whole genome shotgun sequence and contains these coding sequences:
- the LOC117907393 gene encoding GDSL esterase/lipase At3g14820-like, which codes for MYINIWLRQAPNRGLKMLSYSSSVIPFFVSVFISLCSTGALVKLPENGTIPAVIVFGDSIVDAGNNNNLVTVAKSNYPPYGRDFSGGIPTGRFSNGKIPSDFVAELLGIKKLLPAYLDPTLQPSDLLTGVTFASGASGYDPLTSKIPSVFSLSDQLEMFKEYTGKLKAMVGEERTNTILRKSLFLVVQSSNDITSTYFTVRKEQYDFASYADILVTLASSFLKELYGLGARRIAVFGAPPLGCLPSQRSLAGGIQRECAEKLNEAAKLFNTQLSSGLDSLNTNFPLAKFVYVDIYNPLLDIIQNPQKSGLEVANKGCCGTGTIESVVLCNRFNPFTCKDVTKYVFWDSYHPTEKVYKILSRGVIQKYLGSFL